One part of the Haliotis asinina isolate JCU_RB_2024 chromosome 2, JCU_Hal_asi_v2, whole genome shotgun sequence genome encodes these proteins:
- the LOC137271850 gene encoding glycoprotein 3-alpha-L-fucosyltransferase A-like codes for MTQSGAETASETRKHKLELLATVGVVLACLYILHVTLQSDNLYIPDLFSSLNTRSTQSIQPFQKGQQKITKTVPKTILWYFTPRYLPTNLNGRVPVSACPESQCFQTRNRSFLQSSDAVIFNSQYIKGTLPPRKTGQVWIFHNNEAPYLDAYGRDYYKQPWSSAFNWTMSFRHDTDIFRPYALLKKRVTVPDKNYSAIVKKKTKLVAWMVSNCLDWSKRLAYGKELQKHIPVDIYGLCGKMTFRREQNNDWLKYLNETYKFYLGFENNYCKDYITEKFFNNFNLDLVTVVRGGGNYSRDAPPGTYINVDDFKSPKHLAEHLWFLHNNTDKYVEILKRKEGYYYQAEEYLYMDPGGHPFAEHYYEHGALCDICRKLNNIENHSKTIPDIVPWWKSGLCKNPTKPF; via the coding sequence AAAACACAAGTTGGAGCTCCTGGCTACCGTTGGAGTGGTTCTGGCGTGCCTCTATATACTACATGTCACATTACAGAGTGATAACCTTTATATACCTGATTTGTTTTCAAGTTTGAATACACGTTCTACACAATCTATACAACCATTCCAAAAAGGTCAACAGAAAATTACCAAAACTGTTCCCAAGACAATCCTTTGGTACTTTACCCCCAGGTATTTACCCACAAACCTGAATGGCCGAGTTCCTGTAAGTGCTTGCCCTGAATCCCAATGTTTCCAGACTCGGAATAGATCATTTCTGCAAAGCAGTGATGCAGTGATATTTAACTCCCAATACATAAAGGGAACCCTTCCACCTAGAAAAACAGGTCAAGTGTGGATTTTCCATAACAACGAGGCACCTTATCTGGATGCGTATGGCCGAGATTATTACAAACAACCATGGTCATCTGCTTTCAACTGGACAATGAGTTTCCGGCATGATACTGACATATTCAGACCATATGCATTGCTGAAGAAAAGAGTCACAGTACCCGACAAGAACTACTCAGCTATTGTCAAAAAGAAGACAAAGTTGGTAGCATGGATGGTCAGTAATTGCCTTGACTGGAGCAAAAGACTAGCGTATGGGAAGGAATTGCAAAAACACATACCAGTGGATATATATGGTCTTTGTGGAAAAATGACATTTCGCAGAGAACAAAATAATGACTGGCTAAAATATCTTAACGAAACCTACAAATTTTATCTGGGATTTGAAAACAATTATTGTAAGGATTATATAACTGAGAAGTTTTTCAACAACTTTAACCTTGACCTTGTGACGGTGGTTCGCGGTGGTGGAAACTACAGCCGAGATGCACCACCTGGTACATACATCAACGTCGACGACTTCAAGTCCCCAAAGCATTTGGCTGAACATCTATGGTTTCTGCACAACAATACCGATAAGTATGTCGAAATCCTTAAACGCAAAGAAGGATATTATTATCAAGCAGAAGAGTATCTCTATATGGATCCAGGAGGACATCCTTTCGCAGAACACTACTATGAACATGGGGCTTTATGTGACATTTGTAGAAAGCTGAACAACATTGAAAATCACTCGAAAACAATACCAGACATTGTACCATGGTGGAAAAGTGGCCTTTGTAAAAATCCCACGAAACCCTTTTAA